A single region of the Hoeflea prorocentri genome encodes:
- a CDS encoding tripartite tricarboxylate transporter permease, protein MAGVLVGIIVGAIPGLTGAMLIALLLPVTFQMQPFHAVASIVGVYVGSVSGGLITAVMLRMPGTVSNLMTMLDGYPMAQQGKARRAIALSVGASLLGGVLSWLVLAVLSEPISLWATRFTPFDYFALVILALAFVVTLSEKALLKGLLAAALGFLLALPGIDPSSAQARMTFGMVELNAGIQIMPFFVGMFAFGAVLSDIVRGTHLKKSVKLAQDTHGANLSLQDLKTHGSNLIRSSAIGTGVGILPGIGSNIASVVSYTLARNFSKNPEIFGKGAEEGIVASETANNAAVGGALIPTLALGVPGSLVDVLLLTALTIHAIQPGPMLFVNSGDLAYGLIATYIIATLAMAFFVLTGARWLAMLARVPLYLLLPIIIVASVIGAYALEGTAMSLWVMLAFGGLGVLMEWLDYPLAPFAIAFVLGPIAEAKLRTGLQITAGDWSPLYSEPTPLALFAFALIVSVFPIVKAMKRKF, encoded by the coding sequence TTGGCCGGTGTTCTTGTCGGCATCATTGTCGGGGCTATCCCGGGTCTGACCGGAGCCATGTTGATTGCGTTGCTCCTGCCGGTGACGTTCCAGATGCAACCCTTTCACGCAGTGGCTTCAATTGTTGGCGTGTATGTCGGCAGCGTTTCCGGCGGATTGATCACCGCGGTTATGCTCCGTATGCCGGGCACCGTTTCCAATCTAATGACAATGCTGGACGGTTACCCCATGGCGCAACAGGGCAAGGCGCGACGCGCCATTGCGCTTTCGGTTGGGGCATCACTTTTAGGCGGTGTGTTGTCGTGGCTTGTTCTCGCTGTGCTTTCCGAACCAATCTCCCTTTGGGCGACCCGGTTTACACCTTTTGACTATTTTGCCCTGGTGATTTTGGCGCTGGCGTTTGTTGTCACGCTGAGCGAGAAAGCGCTTTTGAAGGGACTTCTTGCGGCGGCTTTGGGTTTTTTGCTGGCCCTGCCTGGTATTGATCCTTCGTCGGCACAAGCGCGCATGACATTCGGCATGGTGGAGCTGAACGCAGGTATTCAAATCATGCCCTTCTTTGTCGGCATGTTCGCCTTTGGCGCGGTCTTGAGTGACATCGTACGAGGCACACACCTGAAGAAGTCTGTAAAACTGGCGCAGGACACCCATGGCGCCAATTTGAGCTTGCAGGATCTGAAGACGCACGGAAGCAATCTGATCCGCAGTTCGGCTATCGGTACAGGCGTCGGAATTCTGCCGGGTATAGGCTCCAATATCGCTTCTGTGGTCTCCTATACTCTGGCGCGCAACTTTTCCAAGAATCCGGAAATATTCGGCAAAGGCGCCGAGGAAGGGATTGTCGCGTCTGAGACTGCCAACAATGCAGCTGTTGGCGGCGCTTTGATTCCGACTCTTGCCTTGGGAGTGCCGGGCAGTTTGGTTGACGTGCTGCTGCTCACAGCCTTGACCATTCACGCGATCCAGCCAGGACCGATGTTGTTCGTCAACAGTGGTGATTTGGCCTACGGCCTGATCGCGACCTACATCATTGCCACACTCGCTATGGCCTTTTTTGTTCTGACAGGTGCCCGTTGGCTGGCAATGCTTGCGAGAGTGCCACTTTATCTTTTGTTGCCGATCATCATCGTTGCCAGCGTTATTGGTGCTTATGCACTTGAAGGTACGGCCATGTCATTGTGGGTCATGCTGGCCTTCGGGGGGCTGGGCGTGTTGATGGAATGGTTGGACTATCCATTGGCGCCCTTTGCCATTGCTTTTGTTCTCGGGCCGATTGCAGAGGCAAAGCTGCGTACCGGACTTCAAATAACCGCTGGAGACTGGTCGCCGTTGTATTCCGAGCCAACTCCGCTTGCGCTGTTCGCATTTGCTTTGATTGTGTCGGTGTTTCCCATTGTCAAAGCCATGAAGCGCAAATTCTAG
- a CDS encoding tripartite tricarboxylate transporter TctB family protein: MSDVTKEIANIVFCGFLILLSVVLLSDLSTIRKSPFDFLASSSVPSILCWLVLALSAILMLRSAATLIRSNQPEHFLQREDHGRATQQDDDYSGEKSRLFQLLLVALASFLYVLTIVFSLVPYAISTSFVLFSCMAVLAPVGKRNWLLIFGLSIGVGGGCAFVFTELLPLPLPGF, translated from the coding sequence ATGTCAGATGTGACAAAGGAGATTGCAAACATTGTGTTTTGCGGTTTCCTAATCCTCCTTTCGGTGGTGTTGCTCAGCGATCTGAGCACGATCAGGAAATCGCCTTTCGACTTCCTAGCATCGTCAAGTGTTCCGTCGATCTTGTGTTGGTTGGTACTTGCTCTTTCGGCTATTCTTATGCTGCGCTCAGCCGCCACGCTGATTAGAAGCAACCAGCCGGAACACTTCTTGCAACGTGAAGACCACGGCCGCGCCACTCAGCAGGACGACGATTACAGCGGTGAAAAATCGAGACTATTTCAGTTGTTATTGGTTGCTCTTGCCAGCTTTCTCTATGTCCTCACCATCGTCTTTTCACTGGTGCCTTATGCTATATCGACAAGCTTTGTGCTGTTCAGCTGTATGGCGGTATTGGCGCCTGTCGGAAAACGCAACTGGCTTTTGATATTTGGCCTTTCAATTGGCGTCGGTGGCGGCTGCGCTTTTGTGTTTACCGAACTCCTGCCGCTTCCCCTTCCCGGTTTCTGA
- a CDS encoding M28 family metallopeptidase, giving the protein MQHSKQMNLMSMFHAICDFGSRLSGSKSEADALDYVEGYFSNLPCGEVVTHRVSYPGWSSSDCWIEIDNKRFDAFALPRSGSFSNHSARVQVVDAGRGTPEELNALRASIAGKAVVVTHEFMFAPDHVHRMKKYECAQALGATAFIIANPDAATGRVSGSVHGTVPGFGVSAFTGDALRSAAQSGKHVQFHMKSAHTPASTRTIDWSIKGTDPEFSTEEIIVCAHLDGHESSENAMDNASGVAVIMALAKELCTVANFPHTVRILIFSAEEFGLCGSKAYVDKLSLEKRAAIRAVFNLDCVGGSTRFGAMTSAFAELKEEAERCAAQSEIPVCVHEPLLKNSDHYNFAVAGIPAMRLIAGFGDADSRLRHVLTEADMRAQVAQEDLVAALKLTHALIQSMSLRQTGKHKASQEAS; this is encoded by the coding sequence ATGCAACATTCAAAACAGATGAACTTGATGTCCATGTTCCATGCAATCTGCGACTTCGGCAGCCGTCTCAGCGGAAGCAAAAGTGAGGCTGATGCGTTGGACTATGTGGAAGGCTACTTCTCGAACCTACCCTGCGGTGAAGTGGTTACGCATCGTGTTTCCTATCCTGGTTGGTCTTCTTCAGACTGCTGGATCGAGATTGACAACAAACGCTTTGATGCATTTGCGCTTCCACGAAGCGGATCCTTTTCTAACCACAGCGCACGCGTGCAGGTGGTTGACGCGGGACGGGGTACACCAGAGGAACTGAACGCATTGCGCGCGTCAATCGCTGGCAAGGCAGTTGTTGTAACCCATGAATTCATGTTCGCTCCTGACCACGTTCACCGGATGAAGAAATATGAGTGCGCGCAAGCGCTTGGAGCGACCGCATTTATTATAGCCAATCCGGATGCAGCCACCGGCAGAGTATCGGGAAGTGTCCATGGCACAGTGCCAGGTTTTGGGGTCAGCGCTTTCACGGGCGACGCACTCCGCTCTGCCGCTCAATCAGGCAAACATGTTCAGTTCCATATGAAGAGCGCTCATACGCCTGCATCAACCAGAACAATCGACTGGTCCATAAAGGGGACTGATCCAGAGTTTTCGACGGAGGAGATCATTGTCTGTGCCCATCTCGATGGGCACGAATCATCTGAAAATGCGATGGATAATGCATCCGGCGTTGCAGTTATCATGGCTCTGGCCAAAGAGCTGTGCACAGTGGCCAACTTTCCGCATACGGTTCGGATTTTGATCTTCTCCGCTGAAGAGTTTGGGCTGTGTGGATCAAAAGCCTATGTCGACAAACTCTCTCTGGAGAAGCGCGCCGCAATACGTGCGGTGTTCAACCTCGACTGCGTTGGCGGCAGCACCCGTTTCGGTGCGATGACCAGTGCATTTGCCGAGCTGAAAGAAGAGGCGGAGCGCTGTGCTGCGCAAAGTGAGATACCGGTCTGTGTTCATGAGCCGCTGTTGAAAAATTCAGACCATTATAATTTTGCTGTTGCCGGTATCCCGGCCATGCGGTTGATCGCCGGTTTTGGTGACGCAGACAGCCGTTTGCGCCACGTACTGACTGAGGCCGACATGAGAGCTCAGGTTGCCCAAGAAGATCTCGTGGCTGCGCTCAAGCTGACCCATGCCTTGATCCAATCCATGTCCCTAAGACAGACAGGTAAGCACAAAGCCAGCCAGGAAGCATCCTGA
- a CDS encoding NADP-dependent oxidoreductase — MAKTNRQVILTSRPEAIPQAGHFSLRDGDIPEPGDGEVLVKNRFLSIDPAMRGWVSAVANYSEPVPLNSVMRSIAVGEVVASRNANYPEGTLVCGMFGWQDYAVAHKDNIWFTHDHASGPASLSLGILGLNGITAYFGLLEAGRPKQGETVVVSTAAGAVGSAVGQIARIKGCRTVAITSSEEKRAQCRDEFGYDAAVSYREGDLGAALAEASPEGIDVYFDNTGGAISDTVYRQLNVKARVVVCGTAATASWDPWPQGERMERHILTKRATVQGILVFDWVDGYERARADLGQWVQEGQLNYREEFLDGIEQAPGAIARLYAGQNSGKLMVRL; from the coding sequence ATGGCAAAAACAAACCGGCAAGTTATCCTGACCTCCAGACCTGAGGCCATCCCGCAAGCCGGGCATTTTTCGTTGAGGGATGGCGATATCCCTGAGCCGGGTGATGGCGAGGTATTGGTCAAAAACCGGTTCCTGAGCATCGACCCGGCCATGAGGGGCTGGGTGAGCGCGGTAGCGAACTATTCCGAGCCGGTGCCGCTTAACAGCGTAATGCGCTCGATTGCCGTTGGGGAGGTTGTCGCCTCAAGGAACGCGAATTACCCGGAAGGCACGCTGGTATGCGGGATGTTCGGCTGGCAGGACTATGCCGTTGCGCATAAGGATAATATCTGGTTCACGCATGATCACGCATCCGGACCGGCGTCCCTGTCACTGGGCATTCTCGGGTTGAACGGGATTACCGCTTATTTCGGACTGCTGGAGGCGGGACGCCCAAAGCAAGGTGAAACCGTTGTCGTCTCAACGGCTGCCGGGGCCGTGGGCAGCGCCGTCGGTCAGATCGCCAGGATCAAGGGGTGTCGCACGGTCGCCATCACCTCCAGTGAAGAAAAGCGGGCGCAATGCCGTGACGAGTTTGGCTATGACGCCGCGGTGTCTTACCGCGAGGGCGACCTGGGCGCGGCGCTGGCAGAGGCCAGCCCGGAGGGGATCGACGTCTATTTTGACAATACAGGCGGAGCGATCTCAGACACGGTCTACCGGCAGCTTAACGTCAAGGCCCGTGTGGTGGTCTGCGGTACGGCAGCGACTGCGAGTTGGGACCCGTGGCCTCAGGGCGAGCGGATGGAACGCCATATCCTCACCAAACGCGCCACCGTGCAGGGCATTCTGGTCTTCGACTGGGTTGATGGCTATGAGCGCGCGCGGGCCGATCTGGGACAATGGGTGCAAGAAGGTCAGCTCAATTATCGCGAGGAGTTTCTGGACGGGATCGAACAGGCTCCAGGCGCAATTGCACGGCTCTATGCGGGGCAGAACTCCGGCAAGCTGATGGTTCGGCTATAG
- a CDS encoding sulfite exporter TauE/SafE family protein: MFDTLLISVAAFLAGGLNAIAGGGSFLTFPALVFAGVPTIAANATSAVAVFPGYLSGALGFTSELRTMRGDVLAVLLGLSVVGGVAGSLLLLVTPEAVFSFIVPWLLGFATLLFAFGRRIATWTERHFKAQGMSGNMLVLMVSTYGGYFNGGLGIVLMAVFSILGLRDINQMNGLKNAMSFCLSAASVATFALAGIVHWPQAIIMMIAATVGGYCGALLARFLSEDTVRATIVVIGLITTVVFAARV; this comes from the coding sequence ATGTTTGATACTTTACTCATCAGTGTAGCTGCGTTTCTCGCAGGTGGTCTGAACGCGATTGCTGGTGGCGGCAGTTTCTTAACATTCCCGGCGCTGGTCTTTGCGGGAGTGCCCACCATCGCGGCGAACGCAACCAGCGCGGTGGCCGTTTTTCCTGGCTATTTGAGTGGCGCACTCGGCTTCACCTCCGAACTGCGAACGATGCGCGGAGATGTATTGGCGGTTTTGTTGGGCCTGTCCGTGGTGGGCGGTGTCGCAGGTTCGCTCTTGTTGCTGGTCACGCCGGAAGCTGTCTTCTCATTCATTGTGCCTTGGTTGCTCGGCTTTGCCACGCTTCTGTTTGCTTTTGGCAGGCGGATTGCAACATGGACAGAGCGACACTTCAAAGCGCAGGGTATGTCAGGAAACATGTTGGTTTTGATGGTTTCTACCTATGGTGGTTACTTCAATGGAGGTTTGGGCATAGTTCTCATGGCTGTGTTTTCGATACTCGGTCTGCGCGATATCAATCAGATGAACGGGTTGAAGAATGCCATGTCATTTTGTTTGTCTGCTGCATCCGTTGCCACGTTCGCATTGGCCGGCATTGTCCACTGGCCGCAAGCGATCATAATGATGATCGCGGCAACTGTTGGCGGATATTGTGGAGCGCTTCTGGCTAGATTTCTTTCTGAGGATACCGTCAGAGCCACTATCGTGGTCATTGGTCTGATAACCACTGTCGTCTTCGCCGCTAGAGTTTAA
- a CDS encoding helix-turn-helix transcriptional regulator: MPEKDDIRDVRGIKHFGLYAAIHPQTRVRFVLAARAVLDINIRMNDVNLSPEELSELIGLAYDSAFEPRPWQSLLDRLTALFPGIGANVYGYDENGPLPEYSYSGGREFYRDPTQVDLMELGLNVPDYLNLATPASMAVAEGIRHMQNGFVARTKVFFDEAMWVQTPIYKELLEPGGFKHTLQMKIEHLGDKGVMIGFALPADPEREAEIHDPLFNLLKLLSPHVLRATKLARAIALSKRTNEVFAGFIDGIVLPLLITDGAGKYLFGNAAGRRMIDRNAPFKVGASGILTLSDPMDTRALHNKLKQLEAHQAPGGMRLESEPDPLSLIITPFRPALREASAIDRHLLAEERLYAIVVGQTSNDTISSALLEDVLDLTAREAQVCKELLMGRKVPEIAESSGRSPKTIRNQIQTIYDKTGVASNTSLLDALLVFRTIGTLFDGEDADRVKAAQRTQK; this comes from the coding sequence TTGCCCGAAAAAGATGACATTCGCGACGTACGCGGTATCAAACACTTTGGGCTCTATGCCGCCATTCACCCTCAGACCCGTGTGCGGTTTGTCCTTGCGGCCAGAGCCGTGTTGGATATCAATATCCGTATGAATGATGTGAACCTGTCCCCGGAAGAGCTGAGCGAACTCATTGGCCTGGCCTATGATTCCGCTTTTGAACCGCGGCCCTGGCAGTCTTTGCTGGATCGATTGACCGCGCTGTTTCCGGGCATCGGCGCGAATGTCTATGGTTATGACGAGAACGGCCCTCTACCGGAATACTCCTATTCGGGGGGGCGCGAATTCTATCGTGATCCGACACAGGTTGACCTGATGGAGCTGGGGCTCAATGTCCCGGATTATCTCAATCTGGCCACACCGGCCTCGATGGCCGTGGCCGAAGGAATACGGCATATGCAAAACGGTTTCGTCGCGCGCACCAAGGTGTTTTTCGACGAGGCGATGTGGGTGCAGACACCGATCTACAAGGAACTGCTGGAACCGGGCGGCTTCAAACATACGTTGCAGATGAAGATCGAGCATCTGGGCGACAAGGGTGTCATGATCGGTTTTGCACTGCCGGCGGATCCGGAGCGGGAGGCCGAAATCCACGACCCGCTCTTCAACCTGCTCAAGCTCCTTTCACCTCATGTGCTGCGAGCAACCAAGCTGGCACGGGCGATTGCGCTGTCGAAACGGACCAATGAGGTTTTTGCCGGCTTTATTGACGGGATTGTGCTGCCCCTTCTTATCACCGATGGGGCCGGGAAATACCTGTTCGGCAATGCCGCCGGCCGGCGGATGATCGACCGCAATGCGCCCTTCAAGGTCGGTGCCAGCGGCATCCTGACCTTGTCCGATCCGATGGACACCAGGGCACTCCACAACAAGCTGAAGCAGCTTGAGGCGCATCAGGCCCCGGGGGGCATGCGGCTGGAATCGGAGCCGGATCCGCTGTCGCTCATCATTACCCCTTTCCGCCCGGCTTTGCGCGAGGCCAGCGCGATTGATCGCCACCTGCTCGCGGAAGAGCGCCTTTACGCAATCGTGGTCGGCCAAACTTCGAATGACACCATTTCCAGTGCATTGCTGGAGGATGTGTTAGACCTGACGGCGCGCGAGGCCCAAGTTTGTAAAGAGCTTCTGATGGGCCGCAAGGTGCCTGAAATCGCCGAAAGCTCTGGGCGCTCGCCGAAGACAATTCGCAATCAGATCCAGACCATCTACGACAAGACAGGCGTGGCATCGAACACCAGCCTGTTGGACGCGCTTTTGGTGTTTCGGACCATCGGCACCTTGTTTGACGGCGAAGACGCGGATCGCGTCAAGGCCGCGCAGCGTACCCAAAAATAA